In Candidatus Bathyarchaeota archaeon, a single genomic region encodes these proteins:
- the hypA gene encoding hydrogenase maturation nickel metallochaperone HypA, whose product MHEFSTAQMIIENVIKIAEKYNAKRVAEVNLEIGALTLLNLDQLTFSLTILSEKTIVEGAEFKINYASAKLKCLNCGYESVINADSFNNYDWPEFILQLKCVKCESREVEVIEGKSCVIKDIKIKV is encoded by the coding sequence GTGCATGAGTTTTCTACAGCCCAAATGATTATAGAGAATGTTATTAAAATTGCTGAAAAATATAATGCTAAACGCGTTGCTGAAGTAAACTTGGAGATAGGGGCTTTAACACTGTTAAACCTTGATCAGTTAACTTTCTCTCTCACTATTTTATCTGAGAAAACTATTGTTGAAGGAGCTGAATTTAAAATTAATTATGCTTCAGCAAAGTTAAAATGCTTAAACTGCGGTTATGAAAGTGTTATAAACGCTGATTCCTTTAATAATTATGATTGGCCAGAGTTTATTCTTCAGCTTAAATGCGTAAAATGTGAAAGTAGAGAAGTGGAGGTAATTGAAGGGAAAAGCTGTGTAATAAAAGATATTAAAATAAAAGTTTAA
- a CDS encoding type II toxin-antitoxin system VapC family toxin — protein MILLDSSFIIAYSNEVDENHNKAFQIAKDIDLGIYGAPVITDYIFDEVVTVMLIKVKNLMKVIELGEALLNATILLEVDKDSFNLAWDVFKAQLKPSLSFTDCTSIALCRINGISNIATFDKKFYELGEFKVVGF, from the coding sequence ATGATCCTTCTTGATTCAAGCTTTATTATAGCTTATTCAAATGAAGTTGATGAAAATCATAATAAAGCTTTTCAAATTGCAAAGGATATAGATTTAGGCATATATGGAGCGCCGGTCATTACAGATTATATTTTTGACGAAGTTGTTACAGTTATGTTAATAAAAGTAAAGAATTTAATGAAAGTTATAGAACTAGGAGAAGCGCTGCTGAATGCAACAATTCTTCTTGAAGTGGATAAAGATTCATTTAACTTAGCATGGGATGTTTTTAAAGCTCAGTTAAAGCCAAGCTTAAGCTTTACTGATTGCACTAGTATAGCATTATGCAGAATCAATGGAATATCAAATATAGCAACCTTTGATAAAAAATTTTATGAATTAGGCGAGTTTAAAGTTGTTGGATTTTAA
- a CDS encoding DUF4147 domain-containing protein yields the protein MMIRNKEELLSHGIIKGREIALDIIEHSIGAVNSYETTKRFIHIDGEELVINNNLKYKLSDIKNIYVIGAGKATFPIAQALEEVLGDKIKKGAVNVKKGEKRRLKYINVREAGHPIPDEDGLEGAKEIVKIVKEAKGGDLVFCAITGGASALLPLPAEGISLEDKKKVTDLLLKCGAAIDEINVVRNHMSAIKGGKLAMLIHPGEIINLIVIDEVTGLPWGPTVPDLTTFNDAIHVLKKYNLWRKVPDSIKEYFKKGLNNPDLETPKPKDFKDLKIHNIILADNKIMCDSAKKRAEELGFNSLILSTMVEGESKELGIGLASIAKEVEKYSRPIKPPCCLILGGETTVKIKGKCGKGGPSQEFVLGASLKISESEKIVVASIDTDGTDGPTDIAGGIVDGYTLKRAKEKGIDVFKNLIKHNSSNVLINLQDAIFMEPTETNVMDLIIAIVLD from the coding sequence ATGATGATAAGAAATAAAGAGGAACTACTTTCTCATGGTATTATAAAAGGAAGGGAGATAGCTTTAGATATAATTGAACATTCTATTGGAGCTGTGAATTCTTATGAAACTACAAAAAGGTTCATTCATATAGACGGTGAAGAACTAGTTATTAATAATAATTTAAAATATAAACTTTCAGATATAAAAAATATATATGTGATAGGAGCGGGGAAAGCTACTTTTCCTATAGCGCAAGCATTAGAAGAAGTTTTAGGAGATAAAATTAAAAAGGGAGCTGTTAATGTTAAAAAAGGTGAAAAACGTAGGTTAAAATATATAAATGTTAGGGAAGCCGGTCATCCTATACCTGATGAAGATGGTTTAGAAGGGGCAAAGGAAATTGTTAAAATAGTTAAAGAGGCTAAAGGAGGGGATCTTGTATTTTGCGCTATAACTGGAGGGGCTTCAGCTTTACTACCTTTACCTGCTGAAGGTATAAGTTTAGAGGATAAAAAGAAGGTTACAGATCTTCTTTTAAAATGTGGAGCTGCAATAGATGAAATAAATGTTGTTAGAAATCATATGTCTGCTATAAAGGGTGGAAAACTTGCTATGCTTATTCACCCTGGTGAAATAATTAACCTTATAGTTATAGATGAAGTGACTGGTCTTCCATGGGGACCAACAGTTCCAGATTTAACAACCTTTAATGATGCCATTCATGTTCTTAAAAAATATAATTTATGGAGAAAGGTTCCCGACTCTATAAAAGAATATTTTAAAAAGGGGTTAAATAACCCAGATTTAGAAACTCCAAAGCCTAAAGACTTTAAAGATTTAAAAATTCATAATATAATATTAGCTGATAATAAAATTATGTGTGATTCAGCTAAAAAAAGAGCTGAAGAATTAGGGTTTAACTCATTAATTTTATCTACTATGGTGGAAGGGGAAAGTAAGGAGCTAGGGATAGGTTTAGCAAGTATCGCAAAAGAAGTGGAGAAGTATAGTAGACCTATTAAACCACCTTGTTGTTTAATATTAGGTGGAGAAACCACTGTTAAAATAAAGGGAAAATGTGGTAAAGGTGGTCCAAGCCAAGAATTTGTTTTAGGGGCTTCATTAAAAATATCTGAAAGCGAAAAAATAGTTGTCGCCTCTATAGATACTGATGGTACTGATGGCCCAACAGATATTGCTGGAGGAATAGTAGATGGTTATACCTTAAAAAGAGCTAAAGAAAAAGGGATAGATGTTTTTAAAAATTTAATTAA
- a CDS encoding S8 family serine peptidase, with protein MKLRTLALILILTILLSFKPSLENNENKVGSKIDLENLILPIKNGLNQNLTLNKGSESIKLVFELNDEDDLAKLLESNVVLEACYKNLIQGRIPINLLPKILNSSFIRFVKLPSKAIPFAIQSEGVNSIQASLLHSQGVLGENVKVAIIDLGFDVLNPEIQSNIVEYKSFRADKDITGGSSENLHHGTACAEILIDVAPKAKLYLFNFETDIEFLAALEYAVNIGVKVISCSIGFVNVGPYDGTSYIDEAVDEARDKGVLFVTAAGNEALEHWSGSFKDEDKDGFHEFYLKDETNEFLAYKGSAIRVFLSWNDWPYSSIDYDLYLLDEFSNLVAYSNNPQTGFQPPIEEIFFISPKTSVYRIVIEKAGGERDVKLHLFNFDFELEHYVESESLTCPAEAKGSLTVGAVFFATKDIESFSSRGPTDDGRIKPDLTGPDGVSTSSYGSSNFFGTSASAPHVAGVAALLLSINPNLTPDQIQLILEESAIDKGASGKDNIYGAGVIDAFKAYNLIKEKKTLEVHAHSIEFQYPNEPSEELNIEIMITYMSGGLTRSEIVKPISKIFIDYGTEVSLKITSELTNYSLVEWDDYGIGRVKTQELTLFMNGDKIVIAYFKLLEAFNIGRKAFLTIHAHLNDYQYPKEPSSEVKAKILINYFEDGLEKSVEKEPIFQVSADYNSTAKLTVTSIPPDVSWLEWDNYGFGRINSINLTVFVDGSKTLIAYFKPEINIEKDFSLSISPQAQYFFPGQTINYTIFVSSINGFNSEVTFNAFDLPPNSTAQFNPQSIKPNASTLLMIRTSPATPPSSYKIRVVASSSNIVKSIEARLNSAAIPGFKLESFIISFIAILIIHLTSIRRRINS; from the coding sequence ATGAAGCTTAGAACTTTAGCGTTAATCCTAATTTTAACTATTTTATTATCCTTTAAACCTTCGCTGGAAAATAATGAAAATAAAGTTGGAAGCAAAATAGATTTAGAAAATCTTATTTTACCTATAAAAAATGGCTTAAATCAAAATCTAACATTAAATAAAGGAAGCGAATCGATTAAGTTAGTTTTTGAGTTGAATGATGAAGACGATTTAGCAAAGTTATTAGAAAGTAATGTGGTTTTAGAAGCTTGCTATAAAAATTTGATTCAAGGAAGAATCCCTATTAATCTTCTTCCTAAAATTCTTAATTCATCCTTTATACGCTTTGTTAAATTGCCAAGTAAAGCTATTCCATTTGCTATTCAAAGTGAAGGCGTTAACTCTATTCAAGCAAGTCTTCTTCATTCGCAAGGTGTTTTGGGAGAAAACGTTAAAGTTGCAATTATAGATTTAGGATTTGATGTTTTAAACCCTGAAATTCAATCTAATATTGTTGAATATAAATCTTTTAGAGCTGATAAAGATATTACTGGAGGTTCATCAGAAAACCTTCATCATGGAACAGCTTGCGCAGAAATTTTAATTGATGTAGCGCCTAAAGCAAAGCTTTATTTATTTAACTTTGAGACAGATATAGAGTTTTTAGCAGCCTTAGAATACGCTGTAAATATTGGTGTTAAAGTAATTTCTTGTTCAATTGGATTTGTTAACGTTGGTCCTTATGATGGAACAAGTTATATAGATGAGGCTGTTGATGAAGCTAGAGATAAAGGCGTTTTATTTGTTACTGCAGCTGGAAACGAAGCTTTAGAACATTGGAGTGGAAGCTTTAAAGATGAAGATAAAGATGGTTTCCATGAGTTTTATTTAAAAGATGAAACCAATGAGTTTTTAGCTTATAAAGGCTCTGCTATAAGGGTTTTTTTAAGCTGGAACGATTGGCCTTACTCAAGCATAGATTACGATCTTTATCTTTTAGATGAATTTTCTAATTTAGTAGCTTACTCTAATAACCCTCAAACTGGTTTTCAACCACCAATTGAAGAAATCTTTTTTATTTCACCTAAAACCAGCGTTTATAGAATTGTAATTGAAAAAGCTGGAGGCGAGAGAGATGTTAAGCTTCACTTATTCAATTTCGATTTTGAGTTAGAGCATTACGTGGAGTCTGAAAGCTTAACTTGTCCAGCTGAAGCTAAGGGAAGCTTAACTGTTGGCGCAGTTTTCTTCGCTACAAAAGATATAGAAAGCTTCAGTTCAAGAGGGCCAACAGATGATGGAAGAATTAAACCTGATTTAACCGGACCAGATGGTGTATCAACTTCTTCCTATGGTTCATCAAATTTTTTTGGAACATCAGCTTCTGCCCCTCATGTAGCTGGTGTTGCAGCTCTTTTATTAAGCATTAACCCAAATCTTACTCCAGATCAAATTCAATTAATTTTAGAAGAAAGCGCAATTGATAAAGGTGCTTCTGGAAAAGATAACATTTATGGGGCAGGTGTAATAGATGCTTTTAAAGCATATAATTTAATTAAAGAAAAGAAAACCTTAGAAGTTCATGCGCATTCAATAGAGTTTCAATATCCAAATGAACCTTCAGAAGAATTAAATATTGAAATCATGATTACTTATATGAGCGGTGGTTTAACTCGAAGCGAAATTGTTAAACCTATATCAAAAATTTTCATTGATTATGGAACCGAAGTTTCTTTAAAAATAACTTCAGAGTTAACCAACTACTCTTTAGTTGAGTGGGATGATTATGGAATTGGTAGAGTGAAAACTCAAGAGTTAACTTTATTTATGAATGGGGATAAAATTGTTATAGCTTATTTTAAACTTTTAGAAGCTTTTAATATAGGTAGAAAAGCTTTTTTAACAATTCACGCGCATTTAAATGATTATCAATATCCTAAAGAGCCTTCTAGCGAGGTTAAAGCTAAAATTTTAATTAATTATTTTGAAGATGGTTTAGAAAAAAGCGTTGAAAAAGAACCGATATTTCAAGTTTCAGCTGACTACAATTCAACAGCTAAGTTAACTGTTACTTCAATTCCACCTGATGTTTCTTGGCTTGAATGGGATAACTATGGATTTGGAAGAATAAACTCAATAAATCTAACAGTTTTTGTTGATGGAAGTAAAACTCTTATAGCTTACTTTAAACCTGAAATAAATATAGAAAAAGATTTTTCTTTATCCATTTCCCCTCAAGCTCAATATTTCTTTCCAGGACAAACAATTAATTATACGATTTTTGTTTCATCTATAAATGGTTTTAATTCAGAAGTAACCTTTAACGCTTTTGATTTACCTCCTAACTCAACAGCTCAATTTAATCCTCAATCAATAAAACCAAATGCTTCAACACTCTTGATGATACGCACATCTCCAGCTACACCTCCATCATCATATAAGATTCGTGTAGTCGCCTCAAGCAGCAATATAGTTAAATCAATTGAAGCGCGTTTAAATTCAGCTGCAATCCCAGGTTTCAAGCTTGAATCATTCATAATCAGCTTTATCGCAATACTTATAATTCACTTAACATCAATAAGAAGAAGGATTAATTCATGA
- a CDS encoding CTP synthase, with protein sequence MSKFIFVTGGVMSGIGKGIVTASIAKILQVRSFKVTTIKIDPYLNVDAGTMNPIIHGEVFVTEDGGEIDMDLGTYERFLDINLSKEHNLTTGKIYSSVIDKERRGEYLGKCVQIIPHVTDEIKNRIRFIAEKNGVEVVITEIGGTVGDIEGQPFLEAARQMKIEEGLNNVLYVHVTLVPVLDVVGEQKTKPTQHSVQELRRIGIQPDIIIARSKKPLLNEPKRKIALFCNVEEKAVFAAPDVKCVYECPIILDKQGMGDFICEKLGLPKGKVYWSSWEKIVNRFLNPTYEVKIALCGKYAELADSYVSVNEALKHAGAACDAKVTIDWIETEIFEKDSSNLKMLFQYDGILVPGGFGSRGTEGKIKAIEFARINNIPFLGICFGFQLAVVEFARHITLKDANSTEINPETSYPVVDLMPEQKNINYKGATMRLGAHEIVIKPGTVAHSLYKSTLIIERHRHRYEVNLKYVPILEKHGLVFSGKSKDETRMEILELPSNTFHFATQFHAEFKSRPEKPSPPYYGFILHALKRNLSLETPIKQI encoded by the coding sequence TTGAGTAAATTCATATTTGTTACTGGCGGAGTTATGTCTGGAATAGGTAAAGGAATAGTTACAGCTTCTATCGCTAAAATTCTTCAAGTAAGAAGCTTTAAGGTTACTACTATTAAAATCGATCCATACTTAAATGTTGACGCTGGAACAATGAATCCAATAATTCATGGAGAAGTATTCGTTACTGAAGATGGTGGAGAAATAGATATGGATTTAGGAACTTATGAACGCTTTTTAGATATTAACTTATCTAAAGAGCATAATTTAACTACCGGAAAAATCTATTCATCAGTTATAGATAAAGAGAGGCGGGGAGAATATTTAGGTAAATGCGTTCAAATAATCCCTCATGTAACTGATGAAATCAAAAATAGAATTAGGTTTATAGCTGAAAAAAATGGTGTTGAAGTTGTTATTACAGAAATCGGAGGGACTGTTGGAGATATTGAAGGGCAACCTTTCCTTGAAGCCGCCCGCCAAATGAAAATTGAAGAAGGGTTAAATAACGTTTTATATGTTCATGTTACTTTAGTTCCAGTTCTTGATGTTGTTGGAGAACAAAAAACTAAACCAACTCAGCATAGCGTGCAAGAATTAAGAAGAATCGGTATTCAACCAGATATAATTATTGCTAGAAGCAAGAAGCCGTTGCTTAACGAACCTAAAAGAAAAATAGCATTATTTTGTAATGTTGAGGAAAAAGCTGTTTTTGCAGCGCCTGATGTTAAATGCGTGTATGAATGCCCCATTATTCTTGATAAACAAGGAATGGGGGATTTTATTTGCGAAAAACTTGGTTTACCTAAAGGAAAAGTATATTGGTCTTCATGGGAGAAAATAGTTAATCGCTTTTTAAATCCAACATATGAAGTAAAAATAGCTTTATGCGGAAAATACGCTGAATTAGCTGATTCTTATGTAAGTGTTAACGAAGCTTTAAAGCATGCTGGAGCAGCGTGCGATGCAAAAGTTACAATTGATTGGATAGAAACTGAAATTTTCGAGAAAGACTCTTCAAATCTTAAAATGCTTTTTCAATACGATGGAATATTAGTTCCAGGCGGGTTTGGTTCTAGAGGGACAGAGGGAAAAATTAAAGCTATAGAATTCGCTAGAATAAATAATATTCCATTTTTAGGCATATGCTTCGGCTTTCAACTTGCAGTTGTAGAATTTGCAAGGCATATAACTCTTAAAGATGCTAATAGCACCGAAATAAATCCTGAAACTTCTTATCCTGTGGTAGATTTAATGCCTGAGCAGAAAAACATAAATTATAAAGGTGCTACAATGCGTTTAGGAGCTCATGAAATAGTTATAAAACCTGGAACAGTTGCTCACTCTCTTTATAAATCCACTTTAATTATAGAAAGACATAGACATAGATATGAAGTAAATTTAAAATATGTTCCAATTCTTGAAAAGCACGGGTTAGTTTTCTCTGGAAAAAGCAAAGATGAAACCAGAATGGAAATTCTTGAGTTGCCATCAAATACATTTCATTTTGCAACTCAGTTTCATGCTGAATTTAAGTCTAGACCAGAAAAACCATCTCCCCCATACTACGGTTTCATTCTTCACGCTCTTAAAAGGAATTTAAGCTTAGAAACCCCTATAAAGCAAATTTAA
- a CDS encoding NAD(P)/FAD-dependent oxidoreductase → MKIVIIGNGPSGVKAAETIRKIDDKSELTLISEEKHSFYFRRNLPWFIAGRFSEEKLKAKKPEFYLKNEINQVLGKAVEKILVKEKEILLNSKEKMKYDKLLIASGAAPITGEWTNLNLKGVFTLRTLDDAKAIKEYMEKVEEATIVGGGLLGLNMAEAFSEKGLKVHILQRGSRLSPQMFDFEVSNFIKSKLEERGVEVNFNEELVEIKGENEAVSEVETSKGRKIRCQLLIVAIGVKPAIKFLKETEVKTDKGVLTNEYMETSVQDIYAAGDAAQVYNPLNAQYLIYTSWSSALEQGEIAGFNIVAQDKKNYLGVPANIEFIFGIPIASIGLTNPSNESIYEFLVKNELNKGLYLKLVLKDEKIAGALLVGKAEKTDLIKELIKQQININKWRRHLFEEEFEEILKEGKLK, encoded by the coding sequence ATGAAAATTGTAATTATTGGTAATGGGCCTTCAGGTGTAAAAGCTGCTGAAACAATTAGAAAAATTGATGATAAATCTGAATTAACATTAATATCTGAAGAAAAACATTCATTCTATTTTAGAAGAAATTTACCTTGGTTTATTGCTGGCAGATTTTCTGAAGAAAAACTTAAAGCTAAAAAACCTGAGTTTTACTTAAAAAATGAGATAAACCAAGTTTTAGGTAAAGCTGTAGAGAAAATTCTTGTAAAGGAAAAAGAAATTTTATTGAATTCAAAAGAAAAAATGAAATATGATAAATTGTTAATTGCTTCAGGAGCGGCTCCAATAACAGGTGAATGGACAAACCTAAATTTAAAAGGCGTGTTTACATTAAGAACTTTAGATGATGCTAAAGCTATTAAAGAGTATATGGAGAAAGTTGAAGAAGCTACAATTGTTGGTGGAGGATTACTTGGGTTAAATATGGCTGAGGCGTTCTCTGAAAAAGGTTTAAAAGTTCATATTCTCCAGAGAGGTTCAAGGCTTTCCCCTCAAATGTTTGATTTTGAAGTTTCAAATTTTATAAAATCTAAATTAGAGGAAAGAGGCGTTGAAGTTAACTTTAATGAAGAGTTGGTTGAAATTAAAGGTGAAAACGAAGCAGTTTCAGAGGTTGAAACATCTAAAGGACGAAAAATAAGGTGTCAACTATTAATTGTAGCAATAGGTGTGAAACCTGCAATAAAATTTCTTAAAGAAACTGAAGTTAAAACTGATAAAGGTGTTTTAACGAATGAATATATGGAGACGAGTGTGCAAGATATTTATGCAGCTGGAGATGCTGCTCAAGTTTATAATCCTTTAAACGCTCAGTATTTAATTTACACTTCTTGGTCTTCAGCATTAGAGCAGGGGGAAATAGCAGGTTTCAATATTGTTGCTCAAGATAAGAAAAACTATTTAGGGGTTCCAGCTAATATAGAATTTATTTTCGGCATTCCCATAGCTTCAATAGGATTAACAAACCCATCTAACGAGAGTATATATGAATTTTTAGTTAAAAATGAATTAAATAAAGGATTATATTTAAAGCTTGTTTTAAAAGATGAAAAAATTGCTGGCGCGTTGCTTGTAGGAAAAGCTGAAAAAACTGATTTAATAAAAGAGTTAATTAAGCAGCAAATTAATATAAATAAATGGAGAAGACACCTTTTTGAAGAAGAGTTTGAAGAAATACTAAAAGAGGGAAAGTTAAAGTGA